The proteins below are encoded in one region of Brassica napus cultivar Da-Ae chromosome A6, Da-Ae, whole genome shotgun sequence:
- the LOC106346774 gene encoding organic cation/carnitine transporter 6-like: protein MSGPSEPLLLSHIGADDSNVDHKTRPEALTFDSIVEHSLSDFGFWQLFQVILVGLTLLFDAQQIFITVYTDAYPTWHCLNHTICDHATSDICKLPRSAWEWDGGSTDKTIISDFGLECSSSLLRGMPTSAFYIGGIVGGFVLALIPDGFLGRKKLVFLSTFATSVTAISVVFSINVWIYTTLKFVNGFSKSQTWSYAMVLISERVSTKWRPRATMIPFTFFVLGFMSLSGIAYLAQHSSWRFLYLYTAVPALLYCIFLYIFALESPRWLHLQGNDEEAIKVLKSMSSKNKPYLESLVSVLPLEQETSEELPRYSIKDFFFRKWAFRRIVVVMIIMFGLGISYYGVPLAARDIDVNIYLSETLNAVVELPSFVITPIILERVNRRSSVLVNTLLGGASGVLCFVLSVLGKTGIAFAFELATFFCARIGFNLMAVYMVEMFPTCVRSSATMMFRQALVVGGACCPLIASIVRDLPSVSFAIFGVAMSGLGLFVLILPETKGSSLCDTMEEQEKRDQAINSSRC from the coding sequence ATGTCTGGTCCTTCAGAACCATTGTTGCTGTCTCATATCGGCGCCGATGATTCTAACGTCGACCACAAAACCAGACCAGAAGCTTTAACTTTCGACAGCATTGTCGAACACAGTCTATCAGATTTTGGGTTCTGGCAACTCTTCCAGGTAATCCTCGTTGGACTCACTTTGCTCTTCGATGCTCAGCAGATATTCATCACGGTTTACACAGACGCATACCCTACATGGCACTGTCTTAACCACACGATCTGCGATCATGCCACTTCCGACATCTGCAAGCTCCCAAGATCAGCTTGGGAATGGGACGGTGGCTCCACGGACAAAACCATCATTTCAGATTTTGGACTCGAGTGCTCGAGCTCATTACTCAGAGGTATGCCTACCTCTGCTTTCTACATCGGTGGCATTGTTGGTGGATTCGTTCTAGCTTTAATCCCAGATGGTTTCTTGGGCCGCAAGAAACTAGTTTTTCTCTCAACTTTTGCTACGTCAGTGACTGCAATCTCTGTTGTTTTCTCAATCAACGTATGGATTTACACAACCCTAAAGTTTGTCAACGGGTTCTCGAAATCACAGACATGGTCATATGCGATGGTTCTCATCAGCGAGCGAGTCTCCACCAAATGGAGACCGAGAGCTACCATGATTCCATTTACCTTTttcgttttagggtttatgtcaTTGTCTGGAATCGCTTACCTTGCTCAACACTCTTCATGGAGATTTCTCTATCTCTACACAGCCGTTCCCGCATTATTATACTGTATCTTTCTGTACATATTCGCACTCGAATCACCTCGGTGGCTTCACTTGCaaggaaacgacgaagaagccaTTAAAGTTCTCAAAAGCATGTCGTCGAAGAACAAACCCTACTTGGAATCACTAGTTTCTGTGTTACCCCTGGAGCAAGAAACCTCTGAAGAACTGCCAAGGTACTCGATTAAGGACTTCTTCTTCCGAAAGTGGGCTTTTCGGAGGATTGTGGTTGTTATGATCATAATGTTTGGATTGGGAATATCATACTACGGAGTTCCTTTAGCAGCTAGAGACATAGACGTCAACATCTACTTATCTGAAACCCTAAACGCAGTGGTGGAGTTGCCTTCTTTTGTTATCACTCCGATCATATTGGAGAGGGTCAACAGAAGAAGCTCTGTTCTAGTGAATACATTACTAGGTGGAGCTTCAGGAGTGCTTTGTTTCGTTCTCAGCGTTCTTGGGAAAACAGGCATTGCGTTTGCGTTTGAGCTAGCGACGTTTTTCTGTGCAAGGATCGGATTTAACCTAATGGCGGTTTATATGGTTGAAATGTTTCCTACTTGTGTAAGAAGTTCTGCAACAATGATGTTTAGACAGGCCCTTGTTGTTGGAGGAGCTTGTTGTCCGCTCATTGCTTCCATTGTAAGAGATCTACCATCAGTATCCTTTGCGATTTTCGGAGTTGCCATGTCTGGTTTGGGGTTGTTCGTTTTGATTCTACCCGAGACAAAAGGTTCAAGCCTCTGCGATACAATGgaagaacaagaaaaaagagATCAAGCTATAAACTCTAGCCGTTGTTGA